A stretch of the Paramormyrops kingsleyae isolate MSU_618 chromosome 16, PKINGS_0.4, whole genome shotgun sequence genome encodes the following:
- the ndufa10 gene encoding NADH dehydrogenase [ubiquinone] 1 alpha subcomplex subunit 10, mitochondrial: MIVRVVRLFIPTAGAALRGGFAVQRARIHSGSPRNLQYGWWAYALGERTTPRFKENSKIISIDGNLASGKGALAQKLADKLGMMYMPEPDTHYLDKMTGEKEPLDTRFNGNCSLEKFYRDPMAADGNSYRLQSWMYHVRLLQYSDAIEHLLTTGQGVVLERSPFSDLVFLEAMAKQGYIRKQCVDHYNEIRGISLCEFLPPHLVVYVDVPAEEVQKKLKQSREAYLQNIPLSYLKSIEDAYKKTFLPQISTTSEVLVYDTAQAQDIEKVAEDIEYLKFDKGPWLEQDDVTFHYMRMLVEDKQRVANLTCIANFLPEVTIGAHDNDASYYAYQSLPGKKYAPGYNADVGDKNIWLK; encoded by the exons ATGATTGTGCGGGTTGTTCGGCTGTTCATCCCCACTGCTGGGGCTGCGTTAAGAGGGGGTTTCGCGGTACAGAGG GCCAGAATCCACTCAGGCAGCCCTAGGAACCTGCAGTATGGCTGGTGGGCATATGCACTGGGAGAGCGGACCACCCCCAGGTTCAAGGAGAACAGCAAAATCATCAGCATTGATGGCAATTTGGCATCAGGAAAAGGGGCTTTGGCACAAAAGCTTGCTGACAAGTTAG GGATGATGTACATGCCCGAGCCTGATACACACTACCTGGACAAAATGACGGGGGAGAAGGAGCCTCTGGACACACGCTTCAATGGCAACTGCAGCCTGGAGAAGTTTTACAGGGACCCCATGGCCGCTGATGGGAACTCTTATCGACTGCAGTCCTGGATGTATCATGTCAGGCTTCTGCAGTACTCGGACGCCATTGAGCACCTCCTCACTACGG GGCAGGGTGTTGTTCTGGAACGCTCTCCCTTCAGTGACCTGGTGTTTCTGGAGGCCATGGCCAAGCAGGGCTACATCCGGAAGCAGT GTGTGGATCACTACAACGAGATCAGGGGGATCAGCCTGTGTGAATTCCTGCCCCCTCACCTGGTGGTCTATGTGGACGTCCCTGCTGAAGAAGTACAGAAGAAGCTAAAGCAGTCGAGGGAG GCTTATCTCCAGAACATCCCCCTGTCCTACCTGAAGAGCATCGAGGATGCCTATAAGAAGACCTTCCTCCCTCAGATCAG CACGACCTCGGAGGTGCTGGTGTACGATACGGCCCAGGCGCAGGACATCGAGAAG GTGGCTGAGGACATCGAGTACCTGAAGTTTGACAAGGGACCATGGTTGGAGCAGGATGACGTCACCTTCCATTATATGCGGATGCT GGTTGAAGACAAGCAGAGAGTGGCCAATCTAACCTGCATCGCCAACTTCCTGCCCGAGGTCACCATTGGGGCGCATGACAACGATGCGTCCTACTACGCCTATCAGTCG